The genomic region CAGCGTTTTCAAGTTGTTCGGCGAACCTTTCAAAGGCGGCAATCGCGACTGCCGCCAAAATGCCATCCTTACCGTCAAAATGGCGATAGGGGGCGGCTTCGGACACACCGGTCAGCCGCGCCAGACGGCGTAGCGACAAGCCAGCCGGGCCTTCGTCCGTCAGGATGTTTTCAGCTTGTTGCAGGAGGACATTCCGGACATCACCGTGGTGATACTTTCCCATTTGCGCGTATCTCGTTTTTCTTATGTTAACTTCGTTAACATTAAAGCGGGATACACAAAGGCGCAAGACCAAAAATCACGTTTTTTCATACGGATCTGATCGTGGAAGGCTGCGGGTTATCGTGATGTGAGGGTGCTGGCCAATCAGGCCAGAACGAAATCAAACCGGCCGATTTCGCCGTCACTTGCCGGATGCATATTCATCAGAAGTGCGCTGTCAAACAGGTGATCAAGCTCGTTCAGCGGTTCATCCGGGAAATAGAGCTGTGTGGTCAGGGTTCGGCCGTTGGGCGGGGTGATCTTGACGTGGTAGTGCGGGGTGCGTCCGGCATATTCGGCCGGGCGGATGGTATCGAAATAATACCGCCCCTGGCCGTCAGTGCGCTGATAGCCGCGCATGTTAAAGCCCTGATTGTCATAACGGCCATCTGAGTCCGCATGCCACAGATCGACAATCGCATTGGCAATCGGCGTGCAGGCCGCGTTCAGCACATAGCCCAGCAAGGTCACCGGCGTGCCGCCGGTATCGGTTCGGAAGTTGCGCTTTTCGGGCGGGTTTTCGCTATAGAACGGGCCTTCGGTCATGGCGCGTGTCGGGCCGATATCCTCCCCGCAGGCCGGGGTCGCCGGAAGGGTTCTGTCACTGGCGTAGGAAACCGGTGAAAGAATGGAATTGCCGATAAGTGCCGAGCCTGCAGCAAACCAGCCCTTAAGCGCAGATCTGCGCGACAGACCGGCCAAGTCCAGATCGATGGTCATTGGTTTTGCCTTTTCCCAACCGCGTTTGGGACCGTGTTTTTTGTTATGAGGTACAGATGTGG from Thalassospira indica harbors:
- a CDS encoding intradiol ring-cleavage dioxygenase, with amino-acid sequence MTIDLDLAGLSRRSALKGWFAAGSALIGNSILSPVSYASDRTLPATPACGEDIGPTRAMTEGPFYSENPPEKRNFRTDTGGTPVTLLGYVLNAACTPIANAIVDLWHADSDGRYDNQGFNMRGYQRTDGQGRYYFDTIRPAEYAGRTPHYHVKITPPNGRTLTTQLYFPDEPLNELDHLFDSALLMNMHPASDGEIGRFDFVLA